acacacactgccttcgCCGTGTTCCATCTGTGCCGTCATCTGACTTTGGCAGTCATCCATCATCGGCCTCCCGCCGCGGAAATGTTTTATGCAAAAAATTgattctgcaaaaaaaacaactgcacacacagatttcacaaataaaaaaacaataaaatcatttcaacaataaaCGCACAAAGAGGAACCAAAGGAAATTCCCTCTGTTCCTCAAGGTGAACGACACTaattctttgttgtctttgtccacGTCCGTCTCTGTCCGAGGTCAACGCTGCACAGAGAAAAGGTCGGAGCCTCACAGACGAGGACGTCCGTCCCCGGGCTCCTTAAGGCCGAATCCAGGCCCGGACACAGAAACGCGATCGTTCACGGATTGACGTCTCATTGTGGCTGGTCGTCTCCGTGGCAACCCTCGGCCTGACCGGACGGCCGGTCTTGACCGAGCCGTCCGCGGACGCGAGGGCCGgcgtgcggcggcggcggcgggttcTTGAGTCGGTCTGCGTCTGCCACACAGACCTGGTTGTCGCTGTCGAGAGGAAACAAACGAGGGGCTTGACTGCGAAATACACAAACGCGTGATGTCATGTTTTGAGAAGGTTGTCGGCAAACTACGCCGATGCTGCCGAACCAAAGCGAGACCTGTTCATCCGCGTCGGTACCTGTCTGCACCGTCTTTAGCCGGCGCGCCGCCTTCGTAGATTTTCAACATGGTTTCCGTGCGGTCGTCATGGTGATCCGTGGCCTCCTGGAACCTGAAAAAAGTACAGTTTTTGAAATCAGACCGTTTTCCTTTGTTTGTCAGCGATGCTCCAGTGAGGCTTCATGTAAAAGATACACAGGAATCGGTGACCTGGGCTGGAGCCTCTCTTCGACCTTGGCGATGGACAGGATGTAGGGGCTGATCTGTCGGGTGATGGTGGTCAGGTAAGAGTTCTCCTGCTTCAGCTGCATCAGGTCGTGAAGCTGCGCTGGAACCCGTAAAACCAGGAGGGTGGAGATTGTGTCGGTGAGGCAAAGATAAAAACGTTTGAGTGATGCATCTTAAGTCCAGAAGACAGACCTTCGTAGATCTCCTGCTCATTGGTGACCCTCTGAAAGGTCTCATCCCAGATCTGTGAGGAGAACGTGGAGAGATAATTCTACATCCATGACAACGGCTTGCTAGTGGGCGGCTAGAGCTCCGGGCTGAGGACCAACGATCGGGGCCGCTAACTGAGGCGGTCACCGTGGAGGCGGCGCGTGACGCACCTCTTCGAACGCGACTCTCATGGTCTCCACGGTGGAGTGCGTGGAGGCTATCTGGCCGTCGATGCGCAGCGACCTGTCCATGATCTCTCCCATCCGACCCGTGTTGATGATGGAGTGGTGCCTGGTCAGATCCCGGTGCAGCTCCTGGACCTGGTCCTTCAGGTTCTGAATCTCCGTCTGGAGAGtctacaaacacgcacacacgcacacacacacgcatgcacgcacgggACACGCGAGAGGTGCTTCAGTGTGGGATTCtgatgggggtgggggcggcAGGTGAACTGCATCTGAGCGTGAAAACCCGTCTTTTACGCTTCAAGGTTGAGTTCCCAGAGgagccttttctttgtttaacttAGAGGGTCAGAGACGCCTCCTGGTCCGGGACAAGAGGTCGCTGCAGCAGCTCTAACCGACGTGGAAGCATTTATAGGAGAAGCTAGCGACGTTCTGCGGAGAAGGTTGTTCTGGTTTGTCGccgtgtcatgtgactcaccCTGTAGGTGCTCTCATAGCTGCGGCAGTGCTCGGTGAAGGGCGTTTCCCTCCCCTCGGCCAGGAGCACCTTGGTGCAGACGTTGCGGCGACAAGCGGGCCTTCGGCCGCACACCGAGCCCAGCGGCATCTCGCTGAGGGACGGCGAGCGGAAAGACGCCGAGAGCGGCGACTGGTGCCTGAGGCGAGGGAGCGATAACCAgggatgtgtgtttttaataactGAGCACGAAGCATTGAATCTCTCCGCGGGAATAAAACCTCATATTACATTTATTGAACTCGATAATTGACCAGCTCCGTTCTGACTCTGCATATATTACATAAATATTGTACGTGCACAGCTTGCACTATTCAATGCACTCAGAACCCAGTGCAATGTTCTTTGAGTTCGGAGCTGCCAGAGCTTTCTATCACTGCAATCAGCTGGGGATTAAATGCATATTGtacaccacacacaaacacctattCATTCGGAGAAAGTGCAACTGTTGACCCCATCTTTAGACTTATGGAGGATCACTCGAGGCCACGGTGACTCTGGCTGATAAACATATATTGACCCGGGTCCGTAGGGCGCAGAGTACGACCTGAGCCTCCAGACTGTGTCCCGCAACGCAACCGATTAAAGACATTGTCAATACCACAGCATCAGTGGCACGAGAGAACACGGCTGAACAACGTCACCCGTGTTCGGGGAAACGGTGATACAAACGGGGCCGTCCAGCAAATCCCCGGCCCGGCTCCGCATCCTGTGTTAGCGGCTTACAAGAGGAGGAAACGGCAAGTCGAAGTATCAGACGCACATTCAGTCACATTCAGAGTAAAATACCACGTGGGAGTTATTCTGAACAAACAGCCGTCTGTTAACTGAAGTACGAGGTGGACTTCAGGAAGTTCTGTAACCAGATCTGGCATCAGTAGAAGCACCTTCAATTCAACCACATTTCAAAAGCTGCATCTGCATTCATGCATTTGTGGATCCCACTGCAAGTGAAGACACGCGTCACAAACTCAGGGAAACTCGATGCCAGACAGATAAACTGCGAGGACTTGAGAATAATAGAGTTGATATAAATGTACCTGCAGTCCGGCTGGCTCGTACTCCTTCCTTCTCGCCCAGTGCTGATGCAACAGAGGACCCGTCTCCACCGTGTgtcctcacccctccctccctcgctccctccctctctctctctctccgccctACACATGTTCTTCCTCCGCACGCCCACCCTCTGACCTCCCACCGCCGAGGCCAATTAAACCCCCGCTAAAGCCGCGCCATCGTCAGCCCGGGAACAAAGTGGGCCGGCAGCTCCTGCGTGCCAACTTCCAGATGAATCCCGGGGAGGTTCTGTGAAATCACGATAAAAATAGTTGCCCAAGACCCCCCGGACCCCGGCCCACTTTGCCACTCGCGCCGCGGAGCAGGTCGGAAAGGAGAGCTGTTAGTATGTTGGCACCGGCGGGTGGGCTTAAGGCTTCCACTGGCGTGGAAAGAACGGGTCAGAGTGCGTGAGCGGCCGCCGGCGGTCATGGTTCTGAGTAGCGGTGAGACAAAGGTGGTTTTCTGGGGAGAGATTTTACGGCCTCCGTCGAAGCCTTGGCGCAGTTTGGGGGGTTTCGACCGAACATCTTCATCCAGCAGCTCTGACACGGTGCTCGGTGACCCCCCCACACGCAGCAAGGCGAGCTACGTAAACATATCAGTGTACGGAGCTTAAGGACGGACATGCTGGGACTCAGCACGGCGCCTCCTTTCCTCTCACTTCACTCATCGCCGTCGACCATCTGCACCTCCGCGAGCGCTCTGGGATTTTCCGTGTGGACGCTTCACGCGCGTGACACTTTTTGCTTTCTTGGAAGAATCCAGTGACAGATGCCATTCTAATATTCAGCCAGCAAAACAAGTGCATgtttccacacagacacacccgtgtgtgtgtgtgtgtacatttgaaACAAAAGCCTGAGATTGTTTTGTGATGACGTGCAAGCGACAGCGGCCCCTCGGGGAGCGACCTCACCTCGCGGCGACGCTCACAGGCCCGGCGGCAGAAGCAGGGCAGCGCTGGGCGAGCAGCAGCGAGGGCTCCAGACAGCGAGCAAACTCACTCCTGTAGTCCGTGTTGATCTGAAGGGAAACCGAGGAAAAGCTCACTTAGTCTTGCgcacacatttctttcttttttcttgtgagAAAATAGGAAGAGTGAGGAAAATAAGATCAATAATAATCACAATCAGCGTTATTATTCTCATCCTCATTTAAAAGCAAAGTACACAAATCAAAAgtaaagagagaaaacacatcAAACTGTCAAAGCAGTAGTCGGTTTTTCACTAAGAGCCgcacattaaaacaacaaactaaaactaaaacgtGAAATCACTGGTGTGTTGATGACTCCACCATCACCATGAGTTATGAAAAGGATAACGTGTATTTCCTTCACATGCGTGTTTCAGCTTTATTTACTGACCTAATAGCGACGGATTCTcagtacatattttacatttcttaaaaaaacaccaagcaTCAGAAATTACTCAATCacacaaaacaatatatttttaaggACCCTCAGCAGTGCTGAACAATAACGTTTGAGTGCCGCTGACAAGCAGGCTTCAGCTTTTAGGTGCCAGAATCTATCGCTGAAATAAAACCACTGAGACAAATACTAAAAATGATACGTGTGTTATCAGAGTGCACATATTTATTAGGTTAAGAGGAGGTGGAGCCAAGAATCGGTTGCCAATATCTCGAATTGGTTGTCAATAGCAACCTGGCAACTAATAGTGTGTGAAAACTGCCACACAAAACAACCAACTTCCACAAAGAATCTCTCCTTGAGGTCGACTTGCTATGAAGCTTGGCTGAATAACCGCTTCCCTCTTATTGGTTGATCTTATATCTTAAGTCTTGTTTGCTACCCGCCGGGCCGGGGACGTGACCTGTCCCCGGCCCCGGCGGCACGGCTGGCGCTCACTTTGCTGCTCTGCGCGGGTCTCAGCCGGTGAGGGAGCTTCGCGATCCTCTTCAGCCGCTCCATGAGTTGCTGTGCGAGAAAAAAGAAACCGGAGTGACGCGCTTCATCTCGGGCGACCGAGGTCTCTGCAGGAATCACGGGAGGAATCACAGGCCGCGCGGTGGTTATCCACTGTCATTTATGACTCCATAAAGGCCCTTATACTCACGTAGCCCATGTCCAGGAACTCAAACTTGTTGGCTGAGCTGAGGAAGGCCGAGCAGGTGACGAGGTGCACCTGAAAAACAACAGAGATTCATTTTCAAACCAGATGCCGACGGGACTCCGGTTCTGCTTTTCTGATGGAGGCTGCACAAACACTGTAACATGAGCTCATGGGGGATTCCTCTTCCTCTACCTGGAGGGTTGGTAGCAGCGCAGTGAGGTGCGAGAGCTGCTCCTTCAGAGCTTTCTCCTTCTCCGCATGttgactgcaaacacacacacacacacacacacacacacacgcatgtgtccACGTTAGGACTCAAGAGGATGCAGCTCAGGAGGTGCAACCACCAAACAACATACTCCACATTTAGCTAATCGGTCTTCTCTGTCTGCACACAAGCAGCCGGACGCACAAAGGACCGACATAAATAGCCTTCAACGCTCTTCCGGGAGCTCAGACGCTGGACGGCTTCCAGGcagcgcagagagagacagagagacagagagacagagagcgagatggAGGACACGAAAAATCTCATTAGAGATCCCCACGGAGAGCAACCGgagacactcactcactcacatggACTAAATTGTCCCCATTCAATCTCACGCACAGACGCAGGCTGAAAGGGAAAAGTGCTCGGAAAtcattcagggttttttttcatctggAGTTGGAAATAAATGAGGCTTTGGAGATCCGCTGCGTGTGGAGAGAGTTCTGCTTTATTAACCGAATGGTCAACCGACTAATCCCCCTTTCTTAAAAAGGTGCAGCGGACCTTGATGGTATGTTTGATTCCATTTGAAAGAAATGAGTTGCAAACCTTGGGAAGATATTTAGTCAAATATTCCCCCTTTGTGTGGCTTTTGCACCATCGTAATCATTTAAGGTTCAGATGATGACGACGAATAGGCGATTAATCATCTTGTCTTTGCAAATTCAACTCTAAACTCGTATGATGTGACGATGCGCTACATGAGCTCCTCCTCGGAATAACAGACACAGCTGCTGAAGGTTCAAAGCGGAGGAGCGCTTGTGGATTTTAGGGACTTGAGAACGTCTATATTGTagataatgtgtgtttgtgtccctgtATTTGAGTCGGCTTTGTTTTCATTGAGCGGGTCGAGGCCCCGTGTGCAACAAATGGCTTTAACATCTGTAATCCCACTGGAAATATGTTTGTTTGCGACTATTCAAGAGCCAACGGGGTGCTGCACAATGCAGCAGGACACGATGGAAAAACAGCTGGATAATAGCATTCAATCAGGTGAATATCGAGTCCCGAGCTTCAAGGCAACAAAAGCATAAAACATTGAAATCTTATATTGCAGTTTTACCTCTGAGCTGCTTTCAGCAGaatcttcttcctctctgccaGTTTTTCCTGTCAGACAAGAACAGAGGAGACGGAGCCTTTCATTCATCGCGCCGCTGTGCAAGTGGCCCTGAGCTCTGCGATACTTGTGACAATGAATTGTCGAgataaaagaaatgagaaataagAGTGTGTAAAACCACTGTGCTGTCTGCTCTATTGCATTGCTAACGACACACAGAAAGCTCGCTCTTTTGACCCGAACAGGTTAACAGAGACCTCCAGTGGCCGAGCCCTGTTAACAGCCTCAGCAATCAAAATGTAAGTTCAGATATCACTCCGAAACTTCTTTCCATTGAGTTACTGGGGGACGAAAAGCAACATTTGAGAGGCTCCTTCACACCCGGATCGGATCCTCTGACCTGCAGGCTGTTGAACAGAGAGCAGATCgcgctctcttcctcctccacattcagacacacttctcctatCATCGCCCTCAGCAGATCGATCGCCTCCCTGGCCGAGGTCTGCAGCTCCTTCACCGCCtgcggacggaggaggaggaggaggaggaggaggaggctggctgtcaatcaaaagCCACGGGGACACACATTCGTCACCGGGGCCTTCAGAAGGACCGAAACATGAGAATATTGTCCAGGCGGTTTCGCTCATCTCAGCTCATTACAACGGAAACACTATTTTCTTTTTGATGTACTCTTTATAAATAAGCTTATGCAGTACTGCAAAACTGACACTAGCTGTGTTACAAATGTAATTGATTTTGACCCACGGATTAATTCAGAAAAGCTCATTTATGCATTCAAATTGTATTGTAATGAGCTACACAGGTGCACCTGCACCCcgtctctccacacacacacacacacacacacacacaccatcgccTCATGATGCGCCTCTCTCACCTGCACGGCCCGGTCCAGCATCTCGCACCCCTTCATGTGAGCCGTTTCAATGTCGATGCAGTGAGTCCGACTCTCCCTGCGGTAAACAGACAACGCCGGATTCACGGCGGAGAAGAGAGAGTGACGTCACTGCCGTgacctcattttttttttcaaaggccTTCAGGCCTCCACTTCAGACCCCGGGAGCCTGTGAGGCTGCGGACTCCCCGCTAAGCTTGGAAGAAGTAGTAGCAGCTATCAAAGCTATGCAAAGTGACGGAGCTCCAGGGCCAGATGGAGGTTTTTTGGAAAGgcatttttcaaaatatgttaaaataaaaagacccccttttgctttttttttgtgttgaatgAATCTCTGGGACGGGGCTGCAAGCCGGGCGTGGGAGGAGTGATAAGCACCCCGTGTCCTCCTATAGACCAGCGTCTTTTTCAACATCTGGACTTAAATATCAGAGGAGGAAACCGGTTTCCTGCAGGAACGGAAGGAATCACGTTTGTCGGTATTAACTGACGGGTTACTACTAAATGAATTAACTCTAAATTGTTACTGCAAAAGGCAACTCTTTATAACAAATTCCAATCCTCTGAAGATCTTATGGCGAGAAAATAAGCCTCCGTCGTCCTGTATAATACTTGGAGTATTATTTGGAATGTGGAGACCCGTCACAACAGCATGTTGTGAAACAGGAAAATGTGCTTAAGCTTTGAAAACGTGAGCTAAGCCCGCACTCATTATTCAAGGAATGAACACAAAGCGGAGGATAAAAGAGGCTTGACTCACACTTGCATGTCTCTGAAGCACTTGATGCAGAGCATGGACGTGTTCTCCGTTGAGAACAGGATGTAGGGCTCCTCGTGGAGCGCTGTGGTGACAAAGAACAACCCGTGAACCTCCTGATTAGCCGGCTGATCAACACCTACTACGTGTTCCACGCCGCGTTGGCTCCTCTCCCGCTGAGCCACAGGTGGCACTCACAGCACTTCCTGTGCTTGGCCTTGGAGCGCTTGGCGAGGGATACGATCTCGTGGTGGGAAAACATCCTGGCCCTGTGAGTCGACTCCCTGCACGCGCCGCAAAGCGGCTGGCTGCAGGTGTTGCAGAAGTGCATCCCCCCGGCGTCCTGaccgcacaaaaacacaaatgagatcACAGAAACATGCTACAGTTGTTTATTGTTTCCAAGCTACACATTGATGCAAGAAAGCCCATCTTCAAGCTATTGTTTATACTTTATACTTTGGTGCCCCCAAGTGGTCGAATCAAGAGAAAGGACGACATCAAAATCACCATACTTGTGTGAAACTTCACCATAATAAATGTGAACGTCAATTCTCACCTTGTGGCTGCTTTCCTGGTCACAGTTGGCGCACTGCACTGTCTCCTCAGCGTCCGCGTTGTTGTCCACCAGGAACCTGAGCAGGCGGTCCTCTGGAGGGAGCGCGCTATTCCCTTTTAGTATCGACGGGTAACTGTGGCAAAGAGAGACATTTACGCAACCTGATGAAATCATGACATTCATTGGGGTCTATTCTTTCAAGGTCATGTATGTTTTAAGAATAATCCACAGCTTGATCTCATAAGAATGCAGGTGATGTAAAACAAGAACAGCAATtcgatttcatttcatttgttctgTCCACTCAGACGTGTGGTTTACTTTTAAAAGTTAAACTTCAGCAGTCAAACTGTTTTAAATAACATGTATATATTCATCCATCACATTTTTCAATGTTGAAAAATTTGACAAAGTTAGATGTTTTGTAGCATATTATTAGGTAACTTAAAACTATTTCTAAGTTGTGTCTTAAAACGCGTCTGGATGGTTTAggtttttattcctttatttatttcatcttcAGTCCGTCAAGAGAGTCGTCAAAATCCAAACAAGTGCAGAACCTCTACAAAATACATACCCTTAAATAACAACTTATTCATGCCTCATTTCCACATCGGCATGAGTTATCCTTCCCGAATAAAACAAACTAAGTTGAGGcaaaaaaatgtccaaaaatgtttcatgctttaaaaaaaggatagtTTAAATTCACGATACGAATTTGTatattaaataattataaatataactgcagaaaaaaaacagaacagaaatttACAGTTACACCCACAGTGCAGTGAAATATATACAGAAAATAGTCCTAAAAATTACTTTTAACACCTGTTTGGTCGCCCTGTGCGCAGCGGAAGGTGCTCTGCAGTAACGCATCGGCGCCTCGAGGGGGCGGAAGTGAGCCTGAAGACGCCTCCACCGTAGAAGAAGAAAGGGCGGAAGTAGCTGAGAAAGAAGGTGCGCACCACATCCATCGTGCGTAAGAGGCTCGGCGCTTGGTCACACAGAAAGTTCCAGCAAGTCACTCCGCCGAGAAGAGACGCATTaaacgcggggggggggggaaatgtctgTTATTTCGGAGGAAAATGTCCGCGGCGAGAACTTATTCAAGGAAATCGGCGCCGACGGCGAAGACTGGCAGCCCACCGAGCTGGAGAGCATGTGTATGAACTGCCACCTGAACGGTGTGACGCGCTTGCTCCTGACCAAGATACccttcttcaaagaagtcatcGTCAGCTCGTTCAGCTGCGACAACTGCAACTGGTCCAACACCGAAATCCAGTCCGCGGGTCGGATACAGGACCAAGGCGTTTGTTACACGTTGAAAGTCAAAACCAAGGAGGACTTGAACCGGGAGGTGGTGAAGGCGGACAGCGCGACCACCAGGATACCCGAGCTGGATTTCGAAATCCCCCCCTTCACCCAGAAAGGTGCCCTTTCCACCATCGAGGGCCTGCTGGACCGGGCCGCCGCCGGCCTGGAGCAGGAGCAGCCGGCCCGGCGCCTCAACGACCCCGAGGTGGCGGAGAAGATCGACGGGTTCATCCAGAAGCTGAGGAAGCTGAAGGAGGTGGAAGACGAGTTCACGCTGGTGATCGAGGATCCCTCCGGCAACAGTTTCGTGGAGAACCCCACGGCGCCTCAAAGAGACGAGGCCCTGACCGTGTCCCATTTCAAGAGGACGGTCCAGCACGACATCCAGCTGGGGTTACGGGCCGATGGCGACGACGAGGAGCCGGACGAGGAGCCGGCCGGCAGCGACATCGACACCATGAGAGGCGAGGTTCTGGCCTTCAACACCAACTGTCCCGAGTGCAACGCGCCGGCCTCCACCAACATGAAGCTCGTCCAGATCCCCCACTTCAAGGAGGTCATCATCATGGCCACCAACTGCGACAGCTGCGGCCACCGGACCAACGAGGTGAAATCCGGCGGCGCCACGGAGGAGATGGGCACCAGGATCACCCTGCGGGTCACCGACGTGTCCGACATGACCCGGGACGTGCTGAAGTCGGAGACGTGCGGCATCGGCATCCCGGAGCTGGAGTTCGAGCTGGGGATGGCCGCCGTGGGCGGGAAGTTCACCACCCTGGAGGGGCTGCTGACGGACATCAAAAACCTGGTCGTCTCCAAGAACCCCTTCATCTGCGGCGACAGCGGCGTCTCGGATCGGGTGGAGAAGCTGCGCGCGTTCGGCGAGAAGATCGACAGGATCATGGCCGGGGAGCTGGAGGTCCACGTCGTCCTGGACGACCCGACGGGGAACAGCTACGTGCAGAACGTGTACGCGCCGGATCCGGATCCCGAGCTCACCACGGAGAAGTACACGCGCACGTTTGAGCAGAACGAGGACCTGGGTCTGAACGACATGAAGACTGAGGGGTACCAGGAGGAGCAGCCGAGTGGCAGCGGCGCCGCAAAGCACTAAATGGGTCGGAACTCCCGGCGTAATGACATCGCTTCATATTTTCTACCATTAAACAGACGTTTTAAGTTGAACCCTGGGTGGACGGTTGTCTCCAGCAGTGTATTTGTTGGCAAAAaggacttgttgttgttgtctaagTTGCCTAAATGCTGCCGTCATTAAAGATGCGTCCTTAATCTCCTGGTTTGGTGCATTTCTCGTGACGTTCCAGAAGGTGGCGCCCTGTTATCTGATTCAAAGGCTTTTCATTCCCTTCCTGAAAACAACACACTGTGACAAATTCCTGTTTTAATACACGGGTAAGCGTGACACCTAAAATGAAGTCTTTGCTTAATTGATAGTTTATCTCTTCGGATTGGCAGCCGCTGAAAGACGGACCGTTTATAATTTATCGGTGGAATTAATCTGGAGGAACATCCGTGGTTTGCGTCACAACGAACACAGGATGGTGGATTCAGATTAAAGTCTGGGTGCTTTCTACGGATTTAAAGGGAGGGTTTCTAAAGATCAGAGTAGAATTGTAAATGATCGCTGTAATGCAGAGTTAATTGATTTTGCCAGGAAATGGAAATCAATTATTTACCAGAGACAAAGAAGTCATCTTTGATCCATCCTTCATTTGAAATCCCAACGATATTCCTTTTTGGTTTGGAAATAAATAGCTAATAAAAAACTAATTTTATCTCTATTGATGAACAGAAGTAAATCATACACACGCTAATAGAATATGACTGATGCTGTGACCAGTGGCATTTACCCACAAGGCTGTTTGCCTCCGTTTTGATCCGGCCGCTGTGTCCCCAGCTGTCCGCTGAGATGTTTTATCTGGCTTTCATAGCAACGGGGATCCATTGTGTTCTACTAATAGCGGAGGAGAGAATTCCTAGATTACACGCTGCTTGAGTGAGCAGCTGTTGGCGGACCAGCTGATGGAAACGGGAGCCGCCTGAGCGCGCCCGGCTCTCTGCTCACGTGGTTACTTCCAAAGAGAAACACCGACGGCCTCCTTTCGTTTTTCTAATGCCATGAGAGACAGTTGTTGGTTTTAATCAGACTTGTGCAGCTGACTGGTACACGTCGCCTACATCAACGCAGCTTCACGTCAAACCGCTTTGAGGCAGTTGGACGTGGCGGCCGCCTCGGGTTCAGTGTGTAGGTCACATGATGATTCGGTTTGACCCAAAGCGGTTAGCTCGTAGCGcgccgacgacgacgacgaggaaTTGAAAGGTAAAGCCTCAACGGGCTCACGGTGCCAACGGGAGGACGTGCTGAGACAGAACCACAGGTGGCTGATCTGGAATTATTTCGGTTTTTTTAAACCAGTTCCCAGAGGGACAAACCCGAGTTGTGTTACTTTATAAGACCTGCGTCGCGGTGCAGCGTGTGTACTGATTACCCCTTGAT
The Gasterosteus aculeatus chromosome 17, fGasAcu3.hap1.1, whole genome shotgun sequence DNA segment above includes these coding regions:
- the zpr1 gene encoding zinc finger protein ZPR1, whose translation is MSVISEENVRGENLFKEIGADGEDWQPTELESMCMNCHLNGVTRLLLTKIPFFKEVIVSSFSCDNCNWSNTEIQSAGRIQDQGVCYTLKVKTKEDLNREVVKADSATTRIPELDFEIPPFTQKGALSTIEGLLDRAAAGLEQEQPARRLNDPEVAEKIDGFIQKLRKLKEVEDEFTLVIEDPSGNSFVENPTAPQRDEALTVSHFKRTVQHDIQLGLRADGDDEEPDEEPAGSDIDTMRGEVLAFNTNCPECNAPASTNMKLVQIPHFKEVIIMATNCDSCGHRTNEVKSGGATEEMGTRITLRVTDVSDMTRDVLKSETCGIGIPELEFELGMAAVGGKFTTLEGLLTDIKNLVVSKNPFICGDSGVSDRVEKLRAFGEKIDRIMAGELEVHVVLDDPTGNSYVQNVYAPDPDPELTTEKYTRTFEQNEDLGLNDMKTEGYQEEQPSGSGAAKH
- the rnf207a gene encoding LOW QUALITY PROTEIN: RING finger protein 207 (The sequence of the model RefSeq protein was modified relative to this genomic sequence to represent the inferred CDS: deleted 1 base in 1 codon), with amino-acid sequence MAGEIFPGSDHLCNADRANVHPLVCHLCHEQYQSPCLLDCYHIFCARCLRGRARDGRLSCPLCGYPSILKGNSALPPEDRLLRFLVDNNADAEETVQCANCDQESSHKDAGGMHFCNTCSQPLCGACRESTHRARMFSHHEIVSLAKRSKAKHRKCSLHEEPYILFSTENTSMLCIKCFRDMQVESRTHCIDIETAHMKGCEMLDRAVQAVKELQTSAREAIDLLRAMIGEVCLNVEEEESAICSLFNSLQEKLAERKKILLKAAQSQHAEKEKALKEQLSHLTALLPTLQVHLVTCSAFLSSANKFEFLDMGYQLMERLKRIAKLPHRLRPAQSSKINTDYRSEFARCLEPSLLLAQRCPASAAGPVSVAARHQSPLSASFRSPSLSEMPLGSVCGRRPACRRNVCTKVLLAEGRETPFTEHCRSYESTYRTLQTEIQNLKDQVQELHRDLTRHHSIINTGRMGEIMDRSLRIDGQIASTHSTVETMRVAFEEIWDETFQRVTNEQEIYEAQLHDLMQLKQENSYLTTITRQISPYILSIAKVEERLQPRFQEATDHHDDRTETMLKIYEGGAPAKDGADSDNQVCVADADRLKNPPPRRTPALASADGSVKTGRPVRPRVATETTSHNETSIRERSRFCVRAWIRP